Genomic DNA from Nomascus leucogenys isolate Asia chromosome 10, Asia_NLE_v1, whole genome shotgun sequence:
TTTCTCACTGCTCAGACATAGTTGTCTGAccttcttcagtcttttttttttttttttttttttttttttgagacggagtctcgctttatcacccaggctggagtgcagtggcgcgatctcggctcactgcaagctccgcctcccgggttcacgccattctcctgcctcagcctctccgagtagctgggactacaggcgcccgccaccacgcccggctaatttttttgtatttttagtagagacggggtttcaccatggtctcgatctcctgacctcgtgatccacccgccccagcctcccaaagtgctgggattacaagcgtgagccaccgcgcccggcctccttcttCAGTCTTAGTTGTGTCTTAGACAAGGAAGATGACCCTGACCTTTTCTTAGGTTCACTGGGCCTTATGTGTGTTAGAGCAGGTTCAAACCATTTTATCTCTAAGGTCTAAAGTTGCTCTTGGTAGATTTGACGATTCTAAAGCAGAGAAAAAGGGAatgggtgagcctctgagaggCCAATGAACAGGGGTTAGTCAACATCATGAAATGTTGCCTATAACAAATGGCAGAACGTAGGATTCCAAAGTTTTGCAATTTTAAAGCTTTTGTATCCAATTATTCacctcaagaaataaaaaagcagagagaTTTTGGAGCCTGTTCAGCATCTATTTCATGTTTCTTCCCTTCCTTAACTGTCTAGCTGATGTGTCGGCAACATGGACTTGGGAAATGAAACAAGGATTTCAGAATTTTTACTCCTGGGATTTTCCCAAGACCTAGAGGATCAACGGATGCTCTTTGCACTGTTTCTGTCCATGTACCTGGTCACCATGCTGGGGAACCTGCTCATCATCCTGGCCGTCAGCTCTGACTCCCACCTCCACACCCCCATGTACTTCTTCCTCTCCAACCTGTCCTTAGCTGACATCGGTTTCACCTCCACCACAGTCCCCAAGATGCTGGTGAACATCCAGGTGCAAAGCAATGCCATCAGCTATGCAGGCTGCATCACCCAGATGtattttttcatggtttttgGAGGCATGGACACATTTCTCCTCACTGTGATGGCCTATGACCGGTATGTGGCCATCTGTCACCCCCTGTACTACCCTGTCATCATGAAACCTCGCCTCTGTGGCCTGCTGGTTCTTGTGTCCTGGTTCCTCAGCTTGTCATACTCCCTGATCCAGAGTCTGTTGATGCTGCGGGTGTCCTTCTGCACCAGTTGGGTCATTCAGCACTTTTACTGTGAGCTTGCTCAGGTCCTCACACTTGCCTGCTCAGACACACACATCAATTACATCCTGCTCTACATGGTGACCGGCCTTTTGGGCTTTGTGCCCTTCTCAGGGATCCTTTTCTCCTACACCCAAATTGTCTCCTCCATCCTGAGAATCTCGTCCACAGATGGGAAACACAAAGCCTTTTCTACCTGTGGATCTCATCTGTCTGTGGTTTCTTTATTCTATGGGACAGGTCTTGGCGTGTATCTTAGTTCCAATGCATCGTCCTCTTcctggcggggcatggtggcctCGGTCATGTACACTGTGGTCACCCCCATGCTGAACCCCTTCATCTACTGCTTGCAGAACAGGGACATCAAGAGGACCCTAGAGAGACTGTTTAGGAGAAAGCTGTATGCTCAATGACAGGGACATTGGTCCTGGGCTTCTGAGTTGGCAGAGGTAGCAGCAGTGAGCTAAAGAAAttctggaccagcctgggcaacatagcaagaccctgtctctacaaaaaaaatataaaaattagcaaggcatggtggtgtgtacctgtggtcccagctactcaggaggctgaggtgggaggatcccttgagtccaggaggctgaggcttcagtgagtcaagatcatgccactgtactccagcctgggcaatagagccagaccctgtcttaaaaacaacagcaactaAAGAAATTCTGcctgtaggccaggcgcagtggctcacacctgtaatcccagtgctttgggaggctgagacaggaaaatcacttgagaccagaagatcaagaccagtctgggcaacacaggtagtaaaatgtctcaaaaaaaaaaattctgcctctTAATCTCATGgaatttgtttctctgtttctctgccttTGGTCAACATTACCTTGTGAGTACTGTGAGTACTTTGTATGAGTCTTATACAAAGAGACTTCTCTGTTATCCTTCAATTCTACCCTTTCATCTCCTCCTTTTACATTTTCCACGATTGCACCTCAGCTTAGTGTTTGTAGATTTATTTGTGTTGATTCCTGAGGGTTAATACAACAAGTTCAAGTACTCAACTGAGACATTGTTGGATAAAAGTTATCAAATAGTTCATTTTGCCATTAACCATTGCTAGCTCTTATCaagttcattcatttgacaatctttttttaaacctttctCAATGATCCTTTGACAGTATTTATTGGACTTTATAGTGTGCCAGGCTGTTCTAGGTGCCTGGGATacagaagtgaaaataaattCTTGCCCCATAGAGTTAAATCTGCAATCTTAGAATGTTATCAGATCATGTTATatgttcaaatttaaaataaactgatggataaataatttatttccttattagTGAGGTTGAACATTTCTCCATATGTTTGTTTAGTACATTTCTAAAATAAGCTTTGATAGcctctaaaataaagaaaataggaagaccctttctttacaaaaaaaaaaaaaataggctgggtgtggtggctcacacctgtaatcccagcaatttgggaggtcgaagtgggtggatcacctgaggtcagtagtctcaaaaaaaaaaaaaaaaaaagccagctatTGTAGTgttcacctatagtcccagccacttgggaggctgaggcaggaagattgcttgagcccaagaatttgagcctgaagtgagccgtgatcacgccactgcactctagcctcagagacagaaagagactctgctaaaaaaacaaacaaacaaacaaacaaaaaaaaaaaaaaaaaggccgggtatggtggctcacacctgtaatcccagcaatttggtaggccaaggtgggtggatcacctgaggtcaggagtttgagaccagcccgaccaacatggcgaaaccccgtctctactaaagatacaaaattagctgggcgtggtggcccacacctgtaatcccagctactcgggaggctgaggcaggagaatcacttgaacctgggaggcagaggttgtggtgagccaagatcatgccactgcatgccagcctgggcaacaagaacaaaacaccatctcaaaaaaaaaaaaaaaaaaagaaagaaaaaagaaaatgtatcacCAGAAACAGACAAACCATCTGCCCAGAATTTTAGGTCTGATCATGCTGTGTTTTGTCTAGTTGCCTAATTTTGCAGATGAATTCACAGAGGCCCAAAACAGGAGTTTAGACAGTAACAGCACCTGGCTGAATGTAGACACATCTTTAAATATGGTGCCAGCAGTTAGCACTGGCTTATGATTCAGGAGAGTGAGAACTAAATCACAGAGTTGCCAGAATCTAGGTATGAAGTGCTGAGCAGCTCCAGATGCTGCAAATCCATTAGGACTACTGGATCTCTtcctaaatattcattttaatatctCCTCCACCATAAAACAAGTATCTTGGTGTAAGGTGAGATTATGGAGAGATATTCCAACAAGAAATTGGATAATATGTCTTTGGACGATGCTGTTTGCCAAGGCACTGCGGGCAGGAAAGGCAAATgtaagtacataaataaatattcatctcAGTAAAGAATCGCTGCCTACCCTAGGGTGGAAGGTGTCTGATATAATCAACTTGCCACCATGTGGTCCTCGAGAAATATGCCTATTTAGAGGCCATATATTGACAACCAAAGATGAGCCCAGCACCCCTTCAATTTCTATGCTCTAAATCTGAAAACAGGCTTGAGTATGAAAACTGGTAGAAGACAAGTTCAATTTGCTATTACACCATGTGGTCCTTAAGAAAGTCGTGTCATTTTACAATAGAAAAACACTTAaactataaatatgtattatgagGCAAGGCAcaaaaatgaagtttttaaataaaacccaAATGTGATGtttaatgtacatttttcttttttttctgagagggagtcttactctgtcgccaggctggagtgcagtggcgcgatcttggctcactgcaacttctgcctcctgggttcaagttattttcctgcctcagccccccgagtagctgggactacaggcgcccaccaccgcgcgcagctaatttttgtattcttagtagagatggggtttcaccatgttggccaggatggtctccatcttttgacgtcatgatctgcccgcctcggcctcccaaagtgctgggattacaggcataagccaccgtgcgtggcctaatgtacatatttaaagattaaatgtgCAGTGgtcattaaaaaacaagaaaacctagTAGAAGAATCATGATTTTCAACGGTGGCAGCTGACATCTGACTTCTGCTGACTTGCTCATGATATTGTTGCATATGTAGGTCAAATAATACATTTGATGTCTGCTCACCTACAATCTGTTGCCATCACCACAAATCCCTGTGGGTCATGGACCCTGTTTACCATTTTAGATTTGCTGCCTGATAGCCTACCTTGCCTCTCACTTTTAATGTTGCCATTTGAGCTTGGAACTCAAGATACTagtaaaaaacaatataaaacttcTGTTttagcctgggcgcggtggctcacgcctataatcccagcactttgggaggctgaggcatgcagatcacttgaagtcaggagttcaagactaggctggtcaatatggtgaaaccccatctctaccaaaaataacaaaagttagctgggtgtggtagtgcacacctgtagttccagctactgaggaggctgaggcaggagaatcgcttgaaactgggaggcgggggttgcagtgaataCCTTGGTGTAAGGAGAGATTATGCAGGGATGTCCCAAGAAGCAATCGGATATGTGTCTTTGGGTGATGCTGCAAATCGTCATCCAATGCagtgagattgcgccagtgcaccccagcctggaccacagagtgagacttcatctcaaaacaacaacaacaacaatgacaataacaacaacaagaacaccTCTGTTTTACTACGAGAGTTAACGGTGCTATGTTTAAATATCCAAGAGTTGGAACAATAGTTTTGAAAATTCTGATTTTCAATGGACTAAGATGGCTTCAATGTTTTCCTCAGCTTTAAAAAACAAGCTAGGTTTCTTCCTGACTACAGAGCCCTGACCTTTTTttagagcatttactttaaaaaacttgTAATTGCAAATTATTTATCTGCTCCCTTGAAAGGGagataaatcatttttaagtctcatgcctttttgttttttatgagactatctctcactctgtcacctaggctggagtgccgtggcgtgatcatagctcattgcagcctcaatctcctaggctcaagtgatcctgttgcctcagactcccaagcagctgggattacgagcatacaggccaccatgactggctatttttatttttcctggtagagatggggtcttgctatattgcccaggctggtcttgaattccttggCTCAAATGATCATCCcactttggccccccaaagtgctgggattacaggtgtgagccatcacgccctgcCACATCCCAGTTTTATaacccaggaatgtctttctcaaggacctgggtGCCATCCCTttgaaatttaattattaataaaaacaacatcCCTATCTTTCAGCTTCTTTGGGAGGGTAGGAGCCTTCTGTAAGTGACAATTAGTGAACACACATGGCCAAATCACACTGGACAACCTCCTCCCTAATGTCTTCCTGGACTTTTCCATTAGCTCACTCCAGCATTTGAAAATCCTCTCATTTTTGTTTCAGTGGAGTTGAGTTCAATCTCTTTTCCCTAATgcaatagtcttttttttttttttttttttgagatgcagcaTCCCTCTGTCGCcgagctagagtgcagtggcgcaatcttggctcactgcaacctctgcctcatgggttcaagtgattctcctgcctcagcctcctgagtatctgggactacagacatctgccaccatgcccagctaatttttgtatttttagtagagacagggtttcaccatgttggccagaatggtctcaatctcttgacctcgtgatccatctgcctcagcctcccaaagtgctgagattacaggtgtgaaccacatcACCTGGCCTCCCTAATGCAATAGTCTTGACCCTTATTGCAATtgtcttgaataaagtcttccttgccAGCTTGACCCCATgtgatgtaatttttctttgacacGATCAATGACTTTCTATGCTTCATAACAAATTTCTACCAACTGATACATGGTTTTGGTGATGGAATTACCCAATGTCTTGCTAGTTTAAATCAATAACATGACATTCTGCAAAGGACTTTGGACTGCAAGGAGACCAAAGCTCACTGTCTTGATGACTTGCATATGTTTAATTTGGAAGAGAATAGCTGAGTCCGATTGCTACAAAGACTTTCCTTTATAGTACTCAAAATGTGTGAGATCACAGAGAAGGTAACGATATTGAAAGAGGAATCAGGCCCGGagcagtggcttaagcctgtaatcccagcactttgggaggctgaggtgggcagatcacgacatcaaaagatcgagatcatcctggccaatatgttgaaaccctgtctctactaaaagtacaaaaaaattacccaggtgtggcggcagatgcctgtaatcccagctacttgggcagaggcaggagaatcacttgaactcgggaggtggaggttgcagtgagccgagatggcgccgtTGCACTAcaagcctggtgacaaagcaagactccatctcaaaaacaaaacaaaacaaacaaaacaaaacacacacaaaaaaagaaagaggaatcaAGACTAACTTGATAGTAGAGCCCACTACACACCTAGGTTGTATGCTATGacctactgctcctaggctacaagccCGCACAGCATGtcactgtgctgaatactgtaggcaatagTAGTGCAatggtgtttgtgtatctaaacatagaaaaggtacagttaaaatatagtttaaaggTACAGtctaaaagacaaaagaaggTCCACCTGTTCAGGGTACttactgtcaggcctctgagcccaagccaagccatcgcatcccctgtgacttgcacgtatacatccagatggcctgaagtaactgaagatccacaaaagaagtaaaaatagccttaactgatgacattccaccattgtgatttgtttctgccccaccctaactgatcaatgtactttgtaatctcccccacccttaagaaggttctttgtaattctccccacccttgagaatgtactttgtgagatccacccctgccctcAAAACATagctcttaacttcaccgcctatcccaaaacctataagaactaatgataatccaccaccctttgctgactctctttttggactcagcccacctgcacccaggtgaaataaacagccatgttgctcacacaaagcctgtttggtggtctcttcacatggacgcgcatgaaatttggtgctgtgactcggatcgggggacctcccttgggagatcaatcccccgtcctcctgctctttgctccattaGAAAGATCCatctacgacctcaggtcctcagaccaaccagcccaagaaacatctcaccaatttcaaatccagtaagcggcctctttttactctcttctccaacctccctcactatccctcaacctctttctcctttcaatcttggcaccacacttcaatctctcccttctcttaatttcaattcctttccttttctggtagagacaaaggagacaggttttatccgtggacccaaaactccggtgcTGATCATGGACTGGGAAgtcagccttcccttggtgtttaatcattgcagggacgcctctctgattattcacccatgtttcagaggtATCAGACgacgcagggacgcctgccttggtccttcacccttagcggcaagtcccacttttctgggggaggggcaagtaccccaaccccttctctccatgtctctaccccttctctgcttttctggggcaagggcaagaacccctcaaccccttctccttcacccttagtggcaagtcccacttttctaggGGGGCAAgaaccccaatcccttatttccacaccctgacctcttatctctgtgccccaatcccttatttccatgcgccaaccccttctctgcttttctggagggcaagaaccccccaccccttctccatgtctctactcttttctctgggcttgcctccttcactatgggcaagcttccaccttccattcctccttcttctcccttagcctgtgttcttaagaacttaagacctcttcaactctcacctgacctaaaatctaagcatcttactttcttctgcaatgccgcttgaccccaatacaaactcgacagtagttccaaatagcaggaaaatggcactttcaatttttccatcctacaagatctaaataattcttgtcataaaatgggcaaatggtctgaggtgcctgacatccaggcattctttttacacatcagtcccttcctagtctttgtgcccaatgcaactcatcccaaatcttccttctttccctcctgcctgtcccctcaatcccaaccccaagcatcgctgagtctttctaatcttccttttctacagacccatctgacctctcccctcctcactaggccaagctaggtcccaattcttcctcagcctctgctcctccactctataatccttttatcacctcccctcctcacacccagtctggcttacagttttgttccatgactagccctcccccacctgctcaccaatttattcttaaaaaggtggctagagctaaaggcatagtcaaggttaatgctcctttttctttatcccaaatcagatagggtttaggctctttttcatcaaatataaaaatccagcccagttcatggctcgtttggcagcaaccctgagacactttacagccctagaccctaaaaggtcaaaaggctgtcttattctcaatatacattttattacccaatctgctcccgacattaaataaaactttgaaaattagaatctggccctcagaccccacaacaggacttaattaacctcaccttcaaggtgtacaataatagaaaaaagttgcaattccttgcctccactgtgagacaaaccccagccatatctccagcacacaagaacttccaaacgcctgaaccacAGCGGCCAGGTGTCCCTCCAGAGCCTCCTCCCCcgggagcttgctacaagtgccaaaAATCTGGCCactgagccaaggaatgcctgcagcccgggattcctcctaagccatgtcccatctgtgtgggaccccactgaaaatcggactgttcaactcacctggcagccactcccagagcccctggaactctggcccaaggctctctgactgactccttcccagatcttcttggcttagtggctgaagactgacactgcccgatcgcctcggaagccccctaaaccatcacagatgctgagcttcaggtaactctcacagtggaagttAAGCCtgtccacttcttttttttttttttcaatgataataactcaatcctctatttgacaaagaagaaggagaaggaagaggaagaaaaagaaagtgggataaaggatcagaaagggaggaaaatagaaaaaattagagtatgactccagggtagacctgttttgttgttgcttggttcgttggttggtttgacagttgtatttttcatatgttttgccatgttggccaggctggtctcgagctcctagccgcaagtgatcaacccgcctcagcctcccagagtactgggactacaggcgtgagccaccacatccagcccctacattgcttctggcctctgtggtagacctcccagacggggcggccgggcagaggcgctccccacatcccagatggggcggccaggcagaggcgctccacttcccagatggggcggctgcgcagaggcgctcctcacatcccagaaggggcggcgggcagaggcgctcctcacttcccagatggggtggctgcgcagaggtgctccccacctcccagacggggtggccgggcagaggcgctcctcacttcccagacggggcggccgggcagaggcgctcctcacatcccagacggtgggcggccaggcagagatgttcctcacttcctagactgggtggcggccgggcagaggcgctcctcacctcccagacggggcagccgggcagaggagctcctcataacccagacgatgggcggtcaggcagagacgctccccacctcccagacggggcggcggccgggcagaggctgcaatcccagcaccctgggaggccaaagcaggcggctgggaggcagaggctgcagcgagccaaaaccacgccaccgcactccagcccaggcaacaccgagcaccaaatgagcgagcctccgtctgcagtcccagcacctcaggaggccgaggcgggcagagcaccggaggtcaggagctggagaccagcgtggccgacatggcgaaaccgtgccttcagccaaaggagaaaaaccagggaggggtggaggcGCGGCCgtaatcccaggcagcccgcaggccagggcaggagaatcacgggagccggacgcagggagtctgcagcgagccaagtttactccaggctgggccacacagggaagaaaggggaagaaaggaaaagaaaggaaaagaaagaaagaaagaaggaaagaaggaaggaaggaaggaaggaaggaaggcgcccatccccttcttaatcaatacagaggctacccactccacattaccttcttttctagggcctgtttcccttgcctctgtAACTGTTGTgcgtattgatggccaggcttctaaacctcctAAAACTCCCCAAATCTgctgccaacttagacaatactcttttaagcactccattttagttatccccacctgcccagttcccttattaggccgagacactttaactaaattatctgcttccctgactattcctggactacagccacatctcattgccgcccttctccccaacccaaagcctccttcgcgtcttcctctcatatccccccaccttaacccacaagtatgggacatttctactccttccctggcaaccgatcacatgcccattaccatcccattaaaacctaatcacccttaccccgctcaacaccaatatcccatcccacagcacgctttaaaaggattaaagcctgttatcactcatctgctacagcatgggcttctaaaacctataaactctccttacaattcccccattttacctgtccaaaaaccagacaaagcttacaagttagttcagaatctgcaccttatcaacaaAATTGTTTCACGTATCCACCCCATGgagccaaacccatatactctcctatcctcaatacctccctctactacccattattctgttctggatctcaaacatactttttttactattcctttgcacccttcatcccagcctctctttgctttcacttagactgaccctaacacccattaggctcagcaaattacctgggctgtactgccgcaaggcttcacagacagcccccattacttcaatcaagcccaaatttcctcctcatctgttacctatctcggcataattctcataaaaacacacatgctttccctgctgatcatgtccgattaatctcccaaacctcaatcccttacaaaacaacaactcctttccttcttaGGCATGtttagtgcagtcagaattcttacacaagagccaggacagcaccctgtagcctttctgtccaaacaacctgaccttactgttttagcctagccctcatgtctgtgtgcagcggctgccgctgctttaatacttttagaggccctaaaaatcacaaactatgctcaactcactctctacatttctcataacttccaaaatctattttcttcctcatacctgatgcatatacttcccactccccggctccttcagctgtactcactctttgttaagtcccacaattaccattgttgcCTGGacctcaatctggcctcccacattattcctgataacACACCTGACctccatgactgtatctctctgagccacctgacattcaccccatttccccatatttccttctttcctgttcctcaccctg
This window encodes:
- the LOC100584980 gene encoding olfactory receptor 7D4-like — protein: MDLGNETRISEFLLLGFSQDLEDQRMLFALFLSMYLVTMLGNLLIILAVSSDSHLHTPMYFFLSNLSLADIGFTSTTVPKMLVNIQVQSNAISYAGCITQMYFFMVFGGMDTFLLTVMAYDRYVAICHPLYYPVIMKPRLCGLLVLVSWFLSLSYSLIQSLLMLRVSFCTSWVIQHFYCELAQVLTLACSDTHINYILLYMVTGLLGFVPFSGILFSYTQIVSSILRISSTDGKHKAFSTCGSHLSVVSLFYGTGLGVYLSSNASSSSWRGMVASVMYTVVTPMLNPFIYCLQNRDIKRTLERLFRRKLYAQ